The proteins below are encoded in one region of Borrelia duttonii Ly:
- a CDS encoding lipid II:glycine glycyltransferase FemX, whose protein sequence is MDTQKIEIENLNENYLQSKLWAVVKQNFSKQSAWKAIALNNNQFNKILVMQRRLFGNFYLSYVAHPEFSNKRIEDINIDKINNQIKKFSENIRQYLHKNTIFVRYDLMFYTSRSSKDKYIPLKVKFKNLKKSFDDIQPSNTTILNLNDSIDNIKAKMKKKTRYNINLSNKKNIKVIIDDDFKYFDEFYELYKETAQRDKFAIHSKDYIKHLIKAFKEDKHSTIKLIIALHNEKLISGIIVGIYKDKATYLYGASSNTNRHLMPNYAVQFETIQMLKKLSITEYDFLGIPPTADTKHPLFGLFQFKTGFGGTIIHRIGCYDFVYKKFLYNIYNIVEILRYIYYKVIKKRI, encoded by the coding sequence ATGGATACACAAAAAATAGAAATAGAAAACTTAAATGAAAATTATCTTCAAAGCAAGTTATGGGCAGTTGTAAAACAAAATTTCAGCAAACAAAGTGCATGGAAAGCCATAGCATTAAACAATAATCAATTTAACAAAATCCTTGTAATGCAAAGAAGGCTTTTTGGAAATTTTTATTTAAGTTATGTTGCTCATCCAGAATTTTCAAATAAAAGAATTGAAGATATTAATATAGATAAAATTAACAATCAAATAAAAAAATTTAGTGAAAATATAAGACAATACTTACATAAAAACACCATATTCGTACGATATGATTTAATGTTCTATACTTCAAGAAGTAGTAAAGACAAATATATTCCACTAAAAGTTAAATTTAAAAATCTCAAAAAATCATTTGATGATATACAACCATCAAATACAACAATACTAAATTTAAACGATTCAATAGATAATATTAAAGCTAAAATGAAAAAGAAAACAAGATACAATATAAATCTTAGCAACAAAAAAAATATTAAAGTGATAATAGATGATGATTTTAAATATTTTGATGAATTTTATGAACTTTATAAAGAAACAGCTCAAAGAGACAAATTTGCCATTCATTCAAAAGATTACATAAAACACCTAATAAAAGCCTTTAAAGAAGATAAACATTCAACAATAAAACTTATAATTGCATTACACAACGAAAAATTAATATCCGGCATTATTGTTGGTATATATAAAGACAAAGCCACATACCTATATGGTGCATCAAGTAATACAAATAGACATTTAATGCCAAATTATGCGGTACAATTCGAAACAATACAAATGCTTAAAAAACTCTCAATAACAGAATATGACTTTTTAGGAATTCCTCCAACTGCTGATACAAAACACCCTTTATTTGGACTATTTCAATTTAAAACCGGATTTGGAGGAACAATTATTCATAGAATTGGATGTTATGATTTTGTATACAAAAAATTTTTATATAATATTTATAATATTGTTGAAATATTAAGATATATTTATTACAAAGTCATAAAAAAAAGAATTTAG
- the metG gene encoding methionine--tRNA ligase, translating to MNQVKKKNLITAALPYVNNIPHLGNLVQVLSADAFARYSRMMGIETLYVCGTDEYGTATETKALIEKTTPEELCNKYHAIHKSIYEWFNIKFDIFGRTTNKYHKETVQDLFLKLDKNGYITEKENEQFFCQQDKMFLADRYVTGECPNCGNNTKGDQCENCSNLLVTNELLNPRCIICKNIPIIKKTKHLYIDLPKIKNELEHWIQQIDQNTNWNTNAIKITNAFLRDGLKERTITRDLKWGIPVPKKEYENKVFYVWFDAPIGYISITKEIIKDWESWWKNNEDTNLIQFIGKDNILFHTIMFPSIELGSQENWTMLNKLASSEYLNYENLKFSKSAGTGIFGNDVITTGIPSDVWRFYIYYNRPEKADFQFMWDDFMERINSELIGNFSNLINRVLTFYKKFFGDKIDKIELNENFWQIVNIKYERTINFFKQIELKAALKEILDISRIGNKIFQDKEPWKTKNSTPQTTKELLLNLIYLIRDLSILISPFMPHTSDRIRSFFGKSYEISNKFLGTNLGLTTIQSTEVLFTKIEKQLIDSLKLKYSGRTNMQDEQNKNSINLFSEQICLKTVKIKTIDRNPDAEKLFILKLDDGTPEGKQIVSSIADHYTEEELIGKHIIIVDNLKPAKFRGIRSEGMLIATEDENKNFKIIIVEDFKDNPIPGERVILESDTGKELKSPTKINIDKFLQAQIVAENGELKINGINLILEHSKEKVLSKEIPNGKIY from the coding sequence ATAAATCAAGTGAAAAAAAAGAACTTAATTACAGCAGCATTACCATATGTTAATAACATACCTCACCTTGGAAATTTAGTCCAAGTCTTATCTGCAGACGCTTTTGCAAGATATTCAAGAATGATGGGAATAGAAACACTTTATGTTTGTGGAACAGATGAATATGGCACAGCCACAGAAACTAAAGCCTTAATTGAAAAAACCACACCTGAAGAATTGTGCAACAAATATCATGCAATACACAAATCAATTTATGAATGGTTCAATATAAAATTTGATATTTTTGGACGCACAACTAATAAATATCATAAAGAAACAGTACAAGATTTATTCTTAAAGTTAGACAAAAATGGATATATTACAGAAAAAGAAAATGAACAATTTTTTTGTCAACAAGATAAAATGTTTTTAGCAGATCGATACGTAACAGGAGAATGTCCAAATTGTGGAAATAACACAAAAGGAGATCAGTGTGAAAATTGCTCTAATTTACTAGTTACAAATGAACTACTAAACCCAAGATGCATAATTTGTAAAAATATTCCTATTATAAAAAAAACTAAGCATTTATACATTGATCTACCAAAGATAAAAAATGAATTGGAACATTGGATACAACAAATTGACCAAAACACAAATTGGAACACCAATGCCATTAAAATAACAAATGCATTTTTAAGAGATGGACTTAAGGAACGAACAATAACAAGAGATTTAAAATGGGGAATACCTGTCCCTAAAAAAGAATATGAAAATAAAGTATTTTATGTATGGTTTGATGCCCCAATTGGATATATATCAATTACAAAAGAAATAATCAAAGATTGGGAATCTTGGTGGAAAAATAATGAAGATACAAATTTAATACAATTTATCGGAAAAGACAATATCTTATTTCATACTATTATGTTTCCTTCTATAGAACTTGGAAGTCAAGAAAATTGGACAATGTTAAATAAACTAGCTTCAAGCGAATATCTAAATTATGAAAACTTAAAATTTTCAAAATCTGCAGGAACTGGAATATTTGGAAACGATGTTATTACCACTGGAATACCTTCTGATGTTTGGAGATTTTATATATATTACAACAGACCTGAAAAAGCTGATTTTCAATTTATGTGGGATGACTTTATGGAAAGAATCAATAGCGAACTCATAGGAAATTTTTCAAACCTTATTAATAGAGTATTAACATTTTATAAAAAATTCTTTGGAGATAAAATTGACAAAATAGAACTAAATGAAAATTTTTGGCAAATAGTAAATATTAAATATGAGAGAACAATAAATTTTTTCAAACAAATAGAATTAAAAGCAGCTTTAAAAGAAATTCTTGATATCTCAAGAATAGGTAACAAAATATTTCAAGACAAAGAACCATGGAAAACAAAAAATAGTACGCCCCAAACAACAAAAGAATTACTCTTAAACCTGATATACTTAATAAGAGATCTCTCCATATTAATCTCACCATTCATGCCACATACAAGCGATAGAATAAGAAGTTTTTTTGGTAAAAGTTATGAAATATCCAATAAATTTTTAGGAACAAATTTAGGATTAACAACAATACAATCTACAGAAGTATTATTTACAAAAATAGAAAAACAACTAATTGATAGTTTAAAATTAAAATATTCGGGGAGAACAAACATGCAAGATGAACAAAATAAAAATTCAATAAATTTATTTAGCGAACAAATATGCTTAAAAACAGTAAAAATCAAAACAATAGACAGAAATCCAGATGCAGAAAAATTATTCATCTTAAAACTTGACGATGGAACTCCTGAAGGAAAACAAATTGTAAGTAGCATTGCAGATCACTACACAGAAGAAGAACTAATTGGAAAACACATAATAATAGTTGACAATTTAAAACCTGCAAAATTTAGAGGAATCAGATCTGAGGGAATGTTAATTGCAACTGAAGATGAAAATAAAAATTTTAAAATAATAATTGTAGAAGATTTTAAAGATAATCCCATCCCTGGAGAAAGAGTGATACTTGAAAGCGACACTGGAAAAGAATTAAAATCACCAACAAAAATTAACATAGATAAATTTCTCCAAGCCCAAATTGTGGCAGAAAATGGAGAACTGAAAATAAATGGCATTAACTTAATATTAGAACATTCTAAAGAAAAAGTACTCTCAAAAGAAATTCCCAATGGTAAGATATATTAA
- the pta gene encoding phosphate acetyltransferase encodes MGFFNFKDYVYARARKNVIDHGDKASIVFPESTDIRILKATINILREGLAGFVVLIGVRDTILGKLRELMGFGDDILDMIKIINPSSFKDFNRYLDEYLSLCHDKKLDVSKAKEELLDDIVFSMMMVRLGDVKTCVCGALASSAKVLKSVFKILPRLRETKFVSSFMIMDTRNVFAQSETCFGYEGILMFADCAVIINPDSIQLAEIAMHSANSFRNIFDQEPKVALLSFSTKGSADSLEVRKVRDALDIVRSKCSDLLIDGELQVDAALVKSIAEKKCSDSLVAGISNILIFPNLESGNIGYKLVERLAFARAYGPFLQGLKNPVSDLSRGCSVNDIVLTSALMICS; translated from the coding sequence ATGGGCTTTTTTAATTTTAAGGATTATGTTTATGCTAGAGCAAGAAAAAATGTAATAGATCATGGGGATAAGGCTAGTATTGTTTTTCCTGAGAGCACTGATATTAGAATTTTAAAAGCTACTATTAATATTTTAAGAGAAGGTCTTGCAGGATTTGTAGTACTTATTGGAGTTAGAGATACTATTTTAGGGAAATTAAGAGAACTTATGGGGTTTGGAGATGATATTTTGGATATGATAAAAATTATAAATCCTAGTTCTTTTAAAGACTTTAATAGGTATTTGGATGAATACTTAAGTTTGTGCCATGATAAAAAATTAGATGTTAGTAAAGCTAAGGAAGAGCTTTTAGATGATATTGTATTTTCTATGATGATGGTTAGGCTTGGTGATGTTAAGACTTGTGTTTGTGGTGCTTTAGCTTCTTCTGCTAAAGTTTTAAAAAGCGTTTTTAAGATACTTCCTAGACTTAGAGAAACTAAATTTGTGTCTTCTTTTATGATTATGGATACTCGGAATGTTTTTGCTCAATCTGAAACTTGTTTTGGGTATGAAGGGATTTTAATGTTTGCTGATTGTGCTGTAATAATTAATCCTGATTCTATACAACTTGCAGAAATTGCAATGCATAGTGCAAATTCATTTAGAAATATTTTTGATCAAGAGCCAAAGGTGGCTCTTTTAAGCTTTTCTACAAAAGGATCTGCTGATTCTTTAGAGGTTAGAAAAGTAAGAGATGCTTTAGATATTGTTAGGAGCAAATGTTCAGACTTATTGATTGATGGAGAACTTCAGGTTGATGCAGCTTTAGTTAAAAGTATTGCAGAAAAGAAGTGTAGTGATTCTCTGGTTGCCGGTATTTCAAATATTCTTATTTTTCCTAATTTAGAGTCTGGTAATATTGGATATAAACTTGTTGAGAGATTAGCTTTTGCTAGAGCATACGGTCCTTTTTTGCAAGGATTAAAGAATCCTGTTAGTGATCTCTCAAGAGGTTGTTCTGTAAATGATATTGTATTAACAAGTGCCTTAATGATATGTAGTTAA
- the rsmA gene encoding 16S rRNA (adenine(1518)-N(6)/adenine(1519)-N(6))-dimethyltransferase RsmA, with translation MNINYNSINSIKNVLKNKNIAPRKIWGQNYLINENIREKIIDALDIKKNEKIWEIGPGLGAMTATLLNKANFLTAFEIDPKYSEILNEKFGQLKNFKLIEGDFLKTYKQEKTSINKIVSNLPYNIASKVISTLIEDEILTHMVFTVQKELADRMIAKEGNKNYSSFTILVQSHFNVIKIMDIDKKNFYPIPKVKSTTIKLTPCKGNIKNFQIFNKLIRTVFTSRRKKLKNTIINFIKNENILKEDFLKNFLDKRPEEISVKEFITIANKLTTYH, from the coding sequence ATGAATATAAATTATAACAGCATAAACAGCATAAAGAATGTGTTAAAAAATAAAAATATAGCACCAAGAAAGATATGGGGACAAAATTATTTGATTAATGAAAACATAAGAGAAAAAATAATAGATGCACTTGACATTAAAAAAAATGAAAAAATTTGGGAAATTGGTCCAGGACTTGGAGCAATGACAGCGACCTTATTAAATAAAGCAAATTTTTTAACGGCATTCGAAATTGACCCTAAATATTCAGAAATCCTAAATGAAAAATTTGGTCAACTGAAAAATTTTAAACTAATTGAAGGTGACTTCTTAAAAACATATAAGCAAGAAAAAACAAGCATCAATAAAATAGTTTCAAATTTACCTTATAACATTGCATCAAAGGTAATATCAACTCTAATTGAAGATGAAATATTAACACACATGGTATTTACAGTACAAAAAGAACTAGCAGACAGAATGATTGCCAAAGAAGGAAACAAAAATTATTCATCATTTACAATATTAGTACAATCACATTTTAATGTAATTAAAATAATGGATATTGATAAAAAAAATTTTTATCCAATCCCTAAAGTTAAATCAACAACCATAAAATTAACTCCTTGTAAAGGAAACATTAAAAATTTTCAAATATTCAATAAATTAATCAGAACAGTCTTTACAAGTCGTAGAAAAAAACTTAAAAATACAATTATCAACTTTATTAAAAATGAAAACATTCTTAAAGAAGACTTTCTGAAAAACTTTTTAGATAAAAGACCTGAAGAAATCTCCGTTAAGGAATTCATTACAATTGCAAATAAATTAACTACATATCATTAA
- a CDS encoding ComEC/Rec2 family competence protein, protein MIFLFIISALSLSIRYYLKLNLIYLNIILILIFIIKKNAHLSLTFIINTSLLIIFEISLIFNILENNYYQITNITIYISKYKNVKIEAIDGFGQNYKFIFKNIENEYNIGDIVKIQNNKIQCIKKPLLVKLREKYNKLINKFLNSISIKYSHFLKAILTNNKSEITTYEKHLFQKAGLSHILVISGLHFYLIYIILNYLLSIIINYKLKYTIISIILLNYLILTGLSPSALRAFIMLKTFIIYKLIYGKINLFSTLSISFIINAIIFPYTLNSISFQLSYLSVIGICISIALNKRYNLNKIIYPMLTTFLIQILTAPILYINDLNIQPISILSNIIVTPLILIFLIITIFSLLTYATSTNLFLFFDLINSYIFRTIKNTITIFSKVEVINNSNIGIFLILSTMILSYLIYRLEQEKYYRENIKNS, encoded by the coding sequence GTGATTTTTTTATTTATAATCAGTGCATTAAGTTTATCAATAAGATATTATCTAAAATTAAATTTAATATACTTAAATATAATTCTAATATTAATCTTTATAATCAAAAAAAATGCTCATCTCTCATTAACATTCATAATCAACACAAGTTTACTTATAATTTTTGAAATTAGTTTAATTTTTAATATACTTGAAAACAATTATTACCAAATAACAAACATCACTATCTATATCTCTAAATATAAAAATGTCAAAATTGAAGCAATAGATGGATTTGGACAAAATTACAAATTTATATTTAAAAATATTGAAAATGAATACAATATAGGAGATATCGTCAAAATTCAAAATAATAAAATTCAATGCATCAAAAAACCACTACTGGTAAAACTTAGAGAAAAATATAATAAACTCATCAATAAATTTTTAAATTCGATTAGTATTAAATATTCTCATTTTTTAAAAGCAATTCTTACAAATAATAAATCAGAAATAACAACATATGAAAAACATTTATTTCAAAAAGCAGGATTATCACATATACTAGTGATATCTGGTCTACATTTTTATTTGATTTACATTATTTTAAATTACTTACTAAGCATAATTATAAATTACAAACTAAAATATACAATCATAAGCATAATATTACTCAATTATTTAATCTTAACAGGCTTATCACCATCTGCATTAAGGGCATTTATAATGTTAAAAACTTTTATAATTTATAAATTAATATACGGAAAAATTAACTTATTTAGCACATTATCAATTAGTTTTATAATAAACGCCATCATTTTCCCATACACATTAAATTCAATAAGTTTTCAGTTATCTTATCTCTCAGTAATTGGAATATGCATTTCTATTGCACTTAATAAAAGATACAACTTAAATAAAATTATATACCCAATGCTTACAACTTTTTTAATTCAAATACTAACAGCTCCTATTCTTTATATAAATGATCTCAATATTCAACCAATATCAATACTATCAAATATAATAGTTACTCCTCTAATTTTAATATTTTTAATAATAACAATATTTAGTCTATTAACTTATGCAACTAGCACAAATCTATTTCTATTTTTTGATCTAATTAATAGTTATATATTCAGAACAATAAAAAACACAATCACTATTTTTAGCAAAGTTGAGGTAATTAACAATTCAAATATAGGCATATTTTTAATATTAAGCACTATGATACTATCTTACCTAATCTACAGGCTAGAACAAGAAAAATACTATAGAGAAAACATAAAAAACTCATGA
- a CDS encoding CPBP family intramembrane glutamic endopeptidase, producing MHFARLTSSYDFREEFCIPKFKFVFVWQAFAIFVKLLVCIFFVLIILCLCFLFFTSESVIPWMEMGSSGFIWEIKSTQSLLLMVVTSLFTGGVEELFFRSFFITKLKQMGISLFISSLISSVVFAYGHSYYGFIGFFMSLIFGIIFAGMYLRYKNVYYSIFVHSFYNVFVSFLLFLSNYSKELL from the coding sequence GTGCATTTTGCCAGGTTAACAAGTTCTTATGATTTTAGGGAGGAATTTTGTATTCCAAAATTTAAGTTTGTTTTCGTTTGGCAAGCATTTGCAATTTTTGTTAAGTTGCTTGTTTGTATTTTTTTTGTATTAATTATTTTATGTCTGTGTTTTTTATTTTTTACATCAGAGTCCGTGATACCTTGGATGGAAATGGGTAGTTCTGGTTTTATTTGGGAGATCAAGAGTACTCAATCACTTCTTTTAATGGTTGTTACTTCTCTTTTTACAGGAGGAGTTGAAGAGTTGTTTTTTAGATCTTTTTTTATTACTAAACTTAAACAAATGGGAATTTCTTTATTCATTTCGAGTTTGATTAGTAGTGTTGTTTTTGCTTATGGGCATTCTTATTATGGATTTATTGGGTTTTTTATGTCTTTGATCTTTGGGATAATTTTTGCTGGTATGTATTTGAGATATAAAAATGTATATTATTCAATTTTTGTTCATAGTTTTTATAATGTCTTTGTTAGTTTTTTACTTTTTTTGTCAAATTACTCAAAGGAGCTTTTATAA
- a CDS encoding AMP-binding protein, giving the protein MLDTVPKRFNEIIGLYGDLDIFIYKENDSRDFKRQIYSDFWKEVKSVGSGLLHYGMRKGDKVALISDSRREWIIIDIAVMSLGCIDVPRGNDSSEDELTYIINHSESSFIFVENAKQLQKIISKKHDLKFVKYVVVIDDDKLYEDKLGNITIISYRQLLSLGHDYLKDYPKMFDLELEKVSGKDVATIIYTSGTTGFPKGVVLRHESFIFQLDRINDYLPSLEPGQIMISILPLWHSFERTCEYIVALNGLSIAYSKPVGPILLKDFAALNPHAIISVPRIWEGIRAGIIKKVSESFLKKILFNFFLKVGIFYVKLMEKFLGLVPIYRKSNFLISFFVKIIYLIGLILIFPFKFLGHILVFKKIKKALGKRFIFGISGGGALVDYVDYFFKAVGIVVLEGYGLTETGPVLSVRRLKSPVANTVGPLFPDIEYKVVDHNGNVLPPGEKGELWVKSPQVMSGYFKDETMTREVLTRDGWFKTGDLVCATINDEISIVGRSKDTIVLRGGENIEPEPIERALSKSVFIENVVVVGQDQKFLGAIIVPNFEVLEKWAISSGIAFSSHDDLLSNELVNKFYSKCILDIVNPKSGFKSFERIVGFVLLKDAFVIGDELTNTLKLKRYYILEKYNKKIMSIFNKDDCELL; this is encoded by the coding sequence ATGCTAGATACTGTTCCTAAGCGTTTCAATGAAATTATAGGGCTTTATGGAGATCTTGATATTTTTATTTATAAAGAGAATGATTCTCGAGATTTTAAGAGACAAATATATTCTGATTTTTGGAAAGAAGTTAAGAGTGTTGGATCTGGTCTTTTGCATTATGGAATGAGAAAAGGAGATAAAGTGGCTCTTATTTCTGATTCAAGAAGAGAATGGATAATCATTGATATAGCTGTTATGAGCTTGGGTTGTATTGATGTTCCAAGAGGTAATGATTCGTCTGAGGATGAATTGACTTATATTATTAATCATTCTGAATCAAGTTTTATCTTTGTAGAGAATGCAAAACAGTTACAAAAAATCATTTCTAAAAAACACGATCTTAAATTCGTTAAATATGTTGTGGTTATTGATGATGATAAGCTTTATGAGGATAAGTTGGGGAATATTACAATAATTTCTTATAGGCAATTATTAAGTTTGGGGCATGATTATTTAAAAGATTATCCTAAAATGTTTGATCTTGAACTTGAGAAAGTTTCTGGAAAAGATGTTGCTACTATAATATATACTTCAGGAACAACAGGCTTTCCAAAAGGTGTTGTGCTTCGTCATGAATCTTTTATTTTTCAGTTAGATAGAATTAATGATTATTTGCCATCACTTGAACCAGGTCAAATAATGATATCTATACTTCCTCTTTGGCATTCATTTGAGAGAACTTGCGAATATATAGTTGCTCTTAATGGTCTATCAATTGCCTATTCTAAGCCTGTAGGTCCTATTTTGCTTAAAGATTTTGCAGCCTTAAATCCTCATGCAATTATTTCTGTACCAAGAATATGGGAAGGAATAAGGGCTGGGATTATTAAAAAAGTATCAGAATCTTTTTTAAAGAAAATTTTATTTAATTTTTTCTTGAAAGTGGGAATTTTTTATGTAAAACTTATGGAAAAGTTTTTAGGACTTGTTCCTATTTATAGAAAATCCAACTTTTTAATTTCGTTTTTTGTGAAGATTATTTATCTTATAGGATTAATTTTAATTTTTCCTTTTAAATTTTTGGGACATATTTTGGTTTTTAAAAAGATAAAAAAAGCACTTGGAAAAAGATTTATATTTGGTATTTCTGGTGGGGGAGCTTTGGTAGATTATGTTGATTATTTTTTTAAGGCTGTAGGTATTGTTGTTCTTGAAGGTTATGGTCTTACGGAAACGGGACCTGTTTTGAGTGTGAGGCGTCTTAAGTCTCCTGTTGCAAATACTGTTGGGCCTTTATTTCCAGATATTGAGTATAAAGTAGTTGATCATAATGGTAATGTTTTGCCACCAGGTGAGAAAGGTGAACTTTGGGTAAAATCCCCGCAGGTTATGAGTGGTTATTTTAAAGATGAGACTATGACAAGGGAAGTTTTAACAAGAGATGGTTGGTTTAAAACGGGAGATTTAGTTTGTGCGACGATTAATGATGAAATTTCAATTGTTGGAAGGAGTAAAGATACAATTGTTCTAAGAGGTGGAGAAAATATTGAGCCTGAACCTATTGAGCGAGCTTTATCAAAATCTGTGTTTATTGAAAATGTTGTGGTTGTTGGACAAGATCAAAAATTTTTAGGAGCTATTATTGTACCTAATTTTGAAGTTCTTGAAAAATGGGCTATTTCTAGTGGAATAGCATTTTCTTCTCATGATGATTTATTATCCAATGAACTTGTGAATAAATTTTATTCTAAATGTATTTTGGATATTGTTAATCCTAAATCTGGATTTAAAAGTTTTGAGAGAATTGTTGGATTTGTTTTGTTAAAGGATGCTTTTGTTATTGGTGACGAACTTACTAATACTCTTAAACTTAAGAGGTATTATATACTTGAGAAATATAATAAGAAGATAATGTCTATCTTTAATAAAGATGATTGTGAATTATTATAA
- the argS gene encoding arginine--tRNA ligase, producing MIKTIKADLKNKIQKTIKELALSSNIKLDKINIVMQKPPKSEMGDLSILIFEFSKILKLSIPVITQEIIKQIGNEYKTKSMGPYLNIKFNRKEYIQNTIKKVNKEKENYGANNSLQNKKTIIEFSSPNTNKPLHVGHLRNDIIGESLSRILKASGSKVTKINLINDRGTHICKSMLAYKKFGNNITPEIAQKKGDHLIGDFYVKYNEYASQNSEIAENEIQQLLCQWEQGDEKTVQLWTKLNKWAIDGIKETYNTTNITFDKIYLESEIFKIGREVVINGLKEGLCYKREDGAICINIPTEKNNIDNQNFKQKVLLRANGTSIYLTQDLGNIVARKNEFDFDEMIYVVGSEQIHHFKTLFYVADKLGVTNENNLIHLSYGMVNLPEGKMKSREGNIIDADNLIHDLSQSTMLELKKRYENEQNLQKLALNISLGAIHYYLLKTAIHKDILFNKTESLSFTGNSGPYIQYVGARINSILDKYNNLNLANKNTNFDLLVNENEWEIIKIISEFEEYIIKASKDRNPSIIANYSYLLAKNFSTYYQDTKIIDKDNLELTHARIDLAKAVLQTIKNCMHLLNIPYIQKM from the coding sequence ATGATTAAAACAATAAAAGCAGATCTAAAAAATAAAATTCAAAAAACAATAAAAGAACTCGCATTAAGTTCAAATATCAAATTAGACAAAATAAATATAGTAATGCAAAAACCCCCAAAAAGTGAAATGGGAGATTTATCAATACTAATATTTGAATTTAGCAAAATATTAAAACTAAGCATACCTGTAATCACTCAAGAGATAATAAAACAAATTGGAAATGAATATAAAACAAAATCAATGGGTCCCTATTTAAACATAAAATTTAACAGAAAAGAATACATTCAAAACACAATCAAGAAAGTCAATAAAGAAAAAGAAAATTATGGTGCTAATAACTCACTCCAAAATAAAAAGACAATAATAGAATTTTCATCACCAAATACAAACAAACCATTACACGTAGGACATCTTAGAAATGACATTATTGGAGAAAGTTTGTCAAGAATATTAAAGGCTTCTGGTAGCAAGGTAACAAAAATAAATCTAATAAATGATAGAGGAACACACATTTGTAAATCAATGCTTGCTTACAAAAAATTTGGGAATAATATAACCCCTGAAATTGCACAAAAGAAGGGAGACCATTTAATTGGTGACTTTTATGTAAAATACAATGAATATGCTAGTCAAAATAGTGAAATAGCAGAGAATGAAATACAACAACTACTATGTCAATGGGAACAAGGAGATGAAAAAACAGTTCAACTTTGGACAAAACTAAATAAATGGGCAATTGATGGCATTAAAGAAACATATAATACTACAAACATTACATTTGACAAAATTTATCTTGAGAGTGAAATATTTAAAATTGGACGAGAAGTTGTAATTAATGGATTAAAAGAAGGTTTATGTTATAAAAGAGAAGATGGAGCAATATGCATCAACATACCTACAGAAAAAAACAATATAGACAATCAAAATTTTAAACAAAAAGTGCTCTTAAGAGCTAATGGCACATCTATTTACTTAACTCAAGATCTAGGAAATATAGTAGCTAGAAAAAACGAATTTGATTTCGATGAAATGATTTATGTGGTTGGAAGTGAACAAATTCACCACTTTAAAACTTTATTTTATGTTGCAGATAAATTAGGAGTTACTAACGAAAATAATTTAATACATTTATCATATGGAATGGTAAATTTACCTGAGGGCAAAATGAAATCAAGAGAAGGAAATATAATTGATGCTGACAATTTAATTCATGATTTAAGTCAATCAACTATGTTAGAACTCAAAAAAAGATATGAAAATGAACAAAACTTACAAAAACTTGCATTAAATATATCATTGGGAGCCATTCACTACTATTTATTAAAAACAGCAATACACAAAGACATATTATTTAACAAAACAGAAAGTTTATCATTTACAGGAAATTCAGGTCCATATATTCAATATGTAGGAGCAAGAATTAATAGCATACTTGACAAATATAACAATCTAAATTTAGCTAACAAAAATACTAATTTTGATTTACTAGTAAATGAAAACGAATGGGAAATAATTAAAATTATCTCCGAATTTGAAGAATATATAATTAAAGCATCAAAAGATCGCAATCCTTCAATAATAGCTAATTATTCTTATTTACTTGCAAAAAACTTTAGCACATATTATCAAGACACAAAAATAATAGATAAAGATAACCTTGAACTCACACACGCAAGAATTGATCTAGCAAAAGCAGTCTTACAAACAATAAAAAACTGCATGCATTTACTTAATATACCTTACATACAAAAAATGTAA